From Triplophysa dalaica isolate WHDGS20190420 chromosome 16, ASM1584641v1, whole genome shotgun sequence:
AGCACCAGTGTGTTATTAAGGATGGTGCCTTCGCTGTTGTAACAGGAATAGTTGGCCCCCTTCCACCCATCTACTGTGACTATAATCCTGTTTCCAAAAGCCTCCAGATGCTCCCCTTGGTTTTTCGTCCAGGTAACATTGGTTCCCTCGAACTCTTCACCACAGATCAGAGGCACTTCCACTATGTCCATATCTTTAGCTACATCCACATCCaccacaatcactgaagaaagatattttaagaaaatatcataaatgacaaaaaaatccaaTAACACATTGGACAAGCCAGATATGTGTCTTGTACAACAAAACATTGTGGGGACAAAAATGCAGCTGCTGTAAATCCTCCCTTTTTAactgctatatatatatattataatattctacCCTCTCGAGGCTTATGTATGACAATTCTAAATCAGTTGAAAAAATACATGCTgataattttggaaaaaaaacactacattGTTTCCATATCACAAAAATCTTGGACATGCTTCAGAATAAACAAACCATTTGGTTTGAGTGTCCAGTAGTTCTTAGTTGTTTGGATTCCACCCACATCAGAGAACTGGAGGAACGCCACAACAAACAAAAGATAATACATCTGTTggtccaaaaaagaaaaagtttagCTTTTACAGTTAACAGACAAGGCAAACATTTCAGTCTTAATTAACCCATGCCGGTAGCCCCATGTCCTAAATTAAGAAATCACATAATATTTAATCATGCGTGACCTGTAAGTGACTCAATTAATGTGCAGAAtactattcaattcaattattttatttgtaaattatcaAATTTAAGGACTGTTATTCTGAAATGATACAAACAATTAGAGGTTAAGGTTTAGAGACTTACCTCTGGTCATTCGATAATCCAACAAGAACAAGCACCACAAACAGATTCTAACTTGGCTCtgttttttgtccattttaacTTGTCAGGAGAAAAAAATCCCCACCCAGGAAAAGTCCACCCAGTGCAGGTTAGAGGAACCACTTACTTAGCAACACTAGAACCTGAGTTTTTCTCAGACCTCATCATTATTTCTCTCACTTCCACTTAACCATTCTAACTCATCTTCAagctatttttcttttctatatATTTGGATCAGCTATGCAATAacaaaatactattatcatTTTTGGCACAAAATGTCGTCAGATTTGTATAGTATGAGAATTTTGATAAGAGATTTCACAATGAACATTGGTGGCAACATTCAtgctcatatgtgaccctggaacaCAAAATTGTCAAAAATACATGCCAAAATATCATGAGGTATATATTTCcaaccgtaaatatatcaaaaccttATTTTGTGAGCACATGGGCTGCTAAAGTGCTCTTgatttgcaccctcagattacaGAATTTAAACCTTTTCTCCGAAAATAGAAAGCGTCcgtattcagctttcagatgatgtaaaaatcaaaTTTTCGAAAGATTTGACCCACTGGATCTGTTGTATAGGGTCACATATAGTTACTGTTATGTGTTATCAATTATTATTTGACCACATAGTTTTAAGTGCCAACAAGTGTAAAaagtacataaataaaataaatgttaaacataaTTAACATCGGAAGTAAAAACCATTGCGACCATTGACATATATTCACAACATGAGTATAAATGTTTAACTCTAttgatgcaatttttttatttacatttgataaCTTTTATCAAAGTTGTTCATATTTAGGCTACATTAAAGAAGTGCATGTAACAGAAGTGTAAGTTGTTTATAGCCTACAGACATGTTTACGTGTTTACTTTCTACGCATTTCTGCGTCACTTTTGTAAATACTGTGGTCACAAAATTAAAGCGTCACGCAACCATTGTTCAGCCAAACGCTCTCGTCATTCACATTCTGCAACTCGATCTTTTACATCGATGAgatgttaaatatatttgaaagaaaatttAACTAATTTATCCACTATAATGTACATATCCACTTATATTCAGTTAGCATACTTTACGAAACTAGCCGATTTTAGAATGGCTGCCCCTGCGCGACTTCGTTGTTATGGCAACAACTGCTTAACGGTCTTATAGAGGTCAACAACTGAAGCGTGAAAATGAAATTAAGAAAAGGAGTATTTTTCCATAATTTGGATTTTGACACGAATCATTGCCTTTTCTCTCTAAGTAATACTAGAGTACTATTTGAATATTTCTGTCTTCTGGACGTTCATCTCAGACGCTCTTTAAATGGTAACACGATGTTTTGAATCTTACATTTcctctttaatatatttaaccTTTCTTCGATCGCAAGAGGACGATTCATGAATCGCTTTGTCACGTTTCAATGAGGACATGCTGCTGTGGTGGAATATTTGATGTCCAGGCGGATTGTTGcgcttttcttttccttttctcAGACGTCCAGTTCTACTGCTTCATGAGGCATGTGACAGACCTGAAAAGGTCAAAGATAATGCTGACCTTTGACATGCTGGATTTTGATGGGGATGGAGAAATACGCTTTCATGAGTTTTATATACTAGCCTGCATTCTTCTCAGTAGTAAGGTAACAGATTCTCACACAAAATATgaccacattaaaaaaaaacctgttctACACACCCCTTTACAACCACAGAGTAACCGCATGGAAAACCACTTCCCCCTGTTTAAAGACACAAGCTACAGGAAAAACCCAATGGCAAATTTCCTCTCTTTAAGCTATGAcaattttgtcataatttactcaccttcacatgttattccaaacctcaTTGACTGTGACTTTTTATTATGCCATTAAATACATGATGtgaatttttgaagaatgtcctAACTATTCAGAAATCTGTTCTGGCCTTTTTTAATAAAGGAAAGTGAAtgaggaaaacaaacacataaaagtaCCCTTTAATATCAAGAAGAGTggtactcttaaaaaaatgatatgtatttgttttgttaatcaCGAAAAAACATTcgctgaaatatatatatatatatatatatatatatatacactcacctaaaggattattaggaacacctgttcaatttctcattaatgcaattatggtggtggtgtaatggtgtggggatgttttcttggcacactttaggccccttagtgcaaattgggcatcgtttaaatgacAGGGCCTAACTGAgaattgtttctgaccatgtccatccctttatgaccaccatgtacccatcctctgatggcgacttccagcaggataatgcaccatgtcacaaagctcgaatcatttcaaattggtttcttgaacatgacaatgagttcactgtactaaaatggcccccacagtcaccagatctcaacccaatagtgcatctttgggatgtggtggaacgggagcttcatgcatcccacaaatctccatcaactgcaagatgctatcctatcaatatgggccaacatttctaaagaatgctttaaggaccttgttgaatcaatgccatgtagaattaaggcagttctgaagacgaaagggggtcaaacacagaattagtatggtgttcccaataatcctttaggtgagtgtatatatatatatatatatatatataaatacatttctcttTGTATATATGCAGCACCATGTGGAAAATAGGTTCCTCCATAGGCATCCCCATTCTACCTTTAATATGCTGGATGTGGACGACAGTAGAACCATCAACCTAAACGAATTCAAATCTTTAGGTTTCCTTTTCAACCTGAAGAGTAAGCAGATCGAAAAACTCTTCAGTGATTTTGACACGAGTCATGATGAGGTACAGATATTTAAACACAGTCAATTGGATACAAATTACATTCATCAATATGAAAGGTTGTTTCAGATTGTCATATATGACCAAACCTAAAATAAAATCCTCAAACTTCCACAGCGTCTGAATTACAAGGAGTTCCAGATGTTCACCAACATGTTCTTCCTCAGCCAAGAAAAAGAGTAAAATCTTGCACAGGATGATGTTCCCATTTCATGACAATTGCTGATTTTGTCATGCTTACAAACATGTCTTAAAACGCATCTCTGTAATAGAACAATAGTAAGTTGGGGTTAATGAGGAAGTCATTTATTAAGAATGAAATGGGGTTAGATAATTCaagttttgttattgttgcaTTCTTTGTCCTTAAAAacctttaaactatttaaaagttTCAACCACAAGGCCATTTTGAGTGAAACTGAGCTTTCACACAATTACATAGCCTGAATAGCAAGGATTGAAGGGAGAGAGTATTTACTAAGACTGACTTCCCACATTTGCCACTAAAAAGGAAGTTTTCCTGTCGCCTACAACATCTAAAAACACGTGTCCTATGACATAGtgtccttttttatttgtattcagATTTGATTTTCGCATTGCATAACTCACATAGATAAGAGGTATTGTTAGTAGGCAACTGATACTGTCTTAGATActtacaaaatactgtattttataattCTATGAACTGTAGTATtccttttatgttttgtatctTTAAACTAGTAAAGAAGACAGCTAAACCAATCACTCAATATCTATGTGCATACATTTAAGCACACATATGACTTAAGCTTATGTATAGCTATCTTTTTATGTTTCAGACTTTTGGTTGTGCTAATACATTATAGCCACAAGAGAGCATAAAACCACAATATAAAGCCAAACTTAAAATCAAGGCAAGAGTGTAAACACCGACAAAAAGATCTAAGTCTTTAATGTTCAGGCCTTTGTCAGCCTCTTGCTGCATGAACAAATGTAACAAATGTTAGAAAACCTGTGAGTGGTGTGAGAAGAGACCACCTGGGAAATGCACATGACAAGTGAAACGTCAAGCTGTCAACAAAGCAGAAAAACGTCATGTGGTTTGAATTTTCAAGCACAAAGTTCTTTCAGATGACACTCAGACACTGACTAAGTGATTTCTATTACACCTTTATTATCATGCAAGGGAGCCCGTTTTTATCAATCgatgaaaaaatgaagaaagcTGTTTCGTTCCTGTGGTGCTAGGATTGACAGAAAGATCATTAACAATATTGGCCTGTCCACGGGTCCAGCTGGTAAATCAGGGTgactcacacacagacataaaGATCACAAGTGCATCAAATTTAAAGTAATGACATAATAAGAGGAGACTGACCAGGCTTTATTCTCACTTCTCAATACAGAAGCAGAATTTCAACTAGGGATTCCCACTGCAGTCATCGCGTACCACTAAAACCAATTTTCAGTAACCTTTACAATTAGAGGGACTGTCTGTAAATATCTGATAAATGTGCCTTTGCACTGTACGTCACACAGGTTTATACTGTAAAGTTGGACACacttattatattattacatgaaacatagaaagaaaatgatttttttctatcGTAAAGAGTCTAAGAATATCTTGTgccattattcattattaaagtctttTCAAAGAGCTATAAATGCAAAACTGCAAGAGGACAGGCAACATGTGTGCATCCCATAATTAAAACATTAGCAGTATCACATAATTCATTGCTCTTGGTGCAAAGTTGGCCATCTAGGATTGGGGATTCATTCTTGCATTTGGGTTTTCCCCCTAAAACCTAGAAAGAGAAGTAAGACAAATGTTATTATTCCCTTACAACCGCAAGGATGATATTAGTAATAAATAATAGGTTCCGTTGCACAATAAAAGATTTTCCATGCAGAATTTGTATATCAACACTCCATTGAAAAGCAAACTAAAACAACAGGCACTAAACGTCTTTCcctttgtgtatgtttgtgtgtgtgtgtgtgtttacatatttcatttatcaaaTTATCTGGACAAATTTAATCTAATTAACAGCAATAACAGGAGACCATCCAATATACCTAATGTTTTGAATATTCTACAATCTACATAAAACCAGAATTTGCATGGAGTATGAGTATTAGCTTTGGAATAAAGAAAATTCATATTAAATCAAACACTTATGTATAGCATATTCAATGTGTCACCCttttaaatctgttaaaataCACTTGATGTAACACCCTAGGATTGTTTGAGATAGGATAAAATAGCATTAAAGGACCTCCCTGGACTGAAAAGGTGGAAATTCCTCGTTTTAAAACTGGAAAGTCATGGTTAAAGTTGTGTTTTATGTCTCCCATTTTGTACTATTAAATAAAGTCCAAGGTGATTTTTCTACACAACGACTGGTTATCATCTGTCCACTAGGTGTCGTCAAAATCTAGATGTTGTCATGATTTTTAACTGTGTTTATTCCCAAGACCGCTTGGTGTCATTACTGGATCAGATTTATTGCAGCAGTTTGTGTTctgtttgctttaaaataaacacattattcCGACCTCTACGTCACGTTGCTTAATACATTCATGCTTTTTTTGCAAATGCATTTCTCAGTTGTTTGCTTCTTCTAAGCGAACGTGTTCATGTAGGGAAATCATCATATCGGTTGAAAAGTTCTCAGACATACAGGAAGACATAAAATGCAAACAAGTACAAATGGTGGTCTGAAATCAGAAGTAGAAATCTAATTTGTTCACATAACATAAAGACACTTTAACTGACAGAACACTGCAAAACCCATTCAACAGTACCATGTTTCCCACAACGTTGTGCAAATGTATTTGCTATTTTAATGGTGTGTGATGTCATTCTGCTCAGATGAGTAAAGGCAGATTGGCACGAATGCAAGTCTTGAGGTTTGGAACAAGAATGAAAGCCAACACAGTGGCTCCCTCAGGAGACATTGCTTTAGACATGTTGAAATTATTCTACTTAACTTTGAAAAAAGTAGACAGGACCACATCATAGGCGTTCCACTCTGGAAGTTTATCTGAACCTTATCTGAAGAGATTTGAGAGATTGATTCTCTTTCGACTCAAAACATGTGCCAGATCCTATTCAAACCAATATGCCCAACTCTTATATAATTCATTTCTCCTCACTGTCACACCTTattgtcaaataaataacatttgagAGGCATTGACTTGAAAAATACACCTGACTGACATTTTAATTATTGCACGACAAAGTTTTGCAATGACTCCAGAAAGTTTTCTCTGTATATCTTCCTCCGCCAAAAGTGGAAAGTCATTGAAGTGtgttgtgctgtaaaataaggTGTGTAGAAAAGGAAGGCAAGTCTTTATCACACACTGCCATATAGTCTGAGAACAGTGCTCGGCAGAGAGGGGCATATTGACTCATCCCCACCAATTTCAACATGTGCCCAACCTGTTCCCTGCATCTTTTGGAGTACAAAATGTTTACACCACAGAACAACCTAAAAATGTCAGAGACTTCTTTTGGGTATGTTCTTAGATAAATGAGAGGACACGGTGACGAATGGTTTGAAAACTGAGTGTCAAGAGCCCActgaaagtaaaatattttaaagacttGATCATGTGGCCTTTCAACAAATAATAGGATGTATTGACTGCTAATTTCACTTCCCAGTATTTAACTATTTGTTGAAGTTTTGTAAAACTCAACTTCACATTGTGCCTAACAAAGTGAAGCGAAAGTGATGAGAAGTGAGGCCAAGTGTGGTGTTTCATACTtagaatttgtgctctgcatttaaccgCACACAGCAGTGAGCAACACGCATCGTGAACACGCACCCAGAGAGCAGTCATTGCTGAGGCGAACTGTTATAAAAACCAAAGTATATCAcagcttcttggggcttattgcttgaATGTAATAGTATGTTTGCATCTCTACAAAGAAAATTACTCACTAACAAAAAGATATACAGAAGCCTTTTCTTTAAAGCATCAGTAAATCCCAGATCCTCTCTTCAGGGCAGAACTGCATCTGCAATCAGTTTTATACCCTCAAACTTCTGTTGAGCAGGATGGGTAAGGGAAGAAACTTTGCTCTCTTGCAGTGGCAGtactacataaacacacaaaacacatgaatttcATTTCCCATGCATTCCTTTCCCAAGTAACTTTATCATACTGTCCACCAGGGACAAAAAGTAACaatgatattttaatgaaaagaaGTCAGATAAATATTTCCGCCATAACTCACAGAATGGCTACTGATGGTGCAAATACAGTAATAGTAGTGAAAGAAGCTCTTAGACAACACtatcatttataatatatcCATTATTGATCATTATCAATGATTCCTTCAACGACATGTGATTTTAAACCATGTCTTGCCATTCAAATTGTCTGATACGTTGTACATTAGATAAATAACAGCCTAGCAAACAGTTACCTGAAATATTAGCCGTTTATAATTTTGCTGTTTATATAAAGATAATGATGCTTCATTTAGGCTTCTTGCACATGTTGGGTAATATGACACATCAGAGTAACCACAGTGGCTTCAGACAGGAAATAAGGTTTGCACGCTTTTATGTAAGCCCTTGTTTCAAAGAATTATTGTCCTCAAAACATTTTCCTCTTTATATGCTGCCTAAGCACAAAAACTCTGACAGAAAAAAAGTAGGCCTACGGTACACagatgtattgtttaaaatcttaaaatgacatttagttaaaatgttcagaatgttgtcaaataaaaactgaatcGACTCATCAGTGACAACAAGTCTAGATGAAGGAAACATGCAAGTGTCCTGCAATAAATGCAGATATGTCAAATTGATGATTATCATTGTTCTCTGGCATAGATAAGGCCTTCACATTTCACACACCAATATGGAACAAAAACGCACGCAAAGTATACCTGCAGACATCTCAAGACATCATTGTTGGCTGAGCTGTTTATGAGCAGTGTGTTGTAA
This genomic window contains:
- the LOC130437752 gene encoding EF-hand calcium-binding domain-containing protein 9-like; this translates as MKLRKGVFFHNLDFDTNHCLFSLSNTRVLFEYFCLLDVHLRRSLNDVQFYCFMRHVTDLKRSKIMLTFDMLDFDGDGEIRFHEFYILACILLSSKHHVENRFLHRHPHSTFNMLDVDDSRTINLNEFKSLGFLFNLKSKQIEKLFSDFDTSHDERLNYKEFQMFTNMFFLSQEKE